A region from the Bacillota bacterium genome encodes:
- a CDS encoding cobalamin-dependent protein (Presence of a B(12) (cobalamin)-binding domain implies dependence on cobalamin itself, in one of its several forms, or in some unusual lineages, dependence on a cobalamin-like analog.) — protein sequence MDGSVRALVEAIVGMREKEAVELAQALLDAGGNPLELLDACREGVEAVGQRFEKGEYFLPELMLAGEILAQISGMVKARVAAEASAREKRLGRVVIGTVKGDIHDIGKSIVSFLLDANGFEVIDLGVDVLPERFVEAVRQFEPQVVGMSCLLTLAYDPMKETVRVLEDAGLRDRVKVMIGGAATNDQIRVYTGADAWGRDAMEAVSLARAWVGR from the coding sequence TTGGACGGGTCCGTGAGGGCGCTTGTCGAGGCTATCGTAGGGATGCGGGAAAAGGAGGCCGTCGAGCTCGCCCAGGCTCTGTTGGACGCCGGGGGCAATCCACTTGAGCTTCTTGACGCTTGTCGGGAAGGTGTGGAGGCCGTCGGGCAACGATTTGAGAAGGGGGAGTACTTCCTCCCCGAACTCATGCTGGCGGGGGAGATTCTCGCCCAGATATCCGGCATGGTGAAGGCGCGGGTTGCCGCCGAGGCATCGGCACGGGAGAAACGTCTGGGCAGGGTTGTAATCGGCACGGTGAAAGGGGATATACACGACATTGGCAAGAGCATAGTCTCCTTCTTGCTGGACGCGAATGGATTTGAGGTAATTGACCTGGGTGTGGACGTGCTGCCCGAGCGTTTTGTGGAAGCGGTGAGGCAGTTCGAGCCTCAGGTGGTCGGGATGAGCTGCTTGTTAACCCTTGCTTATGACCCCATGAAGGAAACCGTCCGGGTTTTGGAGGATGCTGGTCTGAGAGATCGCGTCAAGGTCATGATCGGTGGGGCGGCGACCAACGACCAGATCAGGGTGTACACCGGGGCGGATGCCTGGGGCAGGGACGCCATGGAGGCTGTCTCTCTGGCCCGCGCCTGGGTGGGGAGGTGA
- a CDS encoding methyltetrahydrofolate cobalamin methyltransferase, whose amino-acid sequence MLIVGERINTSRKGVAALVCLRDGEAVVREAVQQREAGADFIDVNAGTLLAEEPEALRWLVTTIQAAVAVPLCVDSPNPAAMAAALEVHQGKALLNSITGERERFRATLPLVKRYGCGVVALCLDDSGMPSSAEEAVQKGSRLVEDLLEAGVPAEDIYVDPLVRPVSTDSRAGVAVVEAIRILREKYPGVHTICGLSNVSFGLPQRRLLNQAFLVATMTAGLDAVILDPLDTRLMALLRAAEAVLGRDEYCARYLRAYREGRLAEG is encoded by the coding sequence TTGCTGATCGTGGGAGAAAGGATCAATACCAGCAGAAAAGGCGTGGCTGCGCTCGTTTGCCTGCGGGACGGCGAGGCCGTGGTGCGGGAGGCGGTCCAGCAACGCGAGGCCGGGGCTGACTTCATCGACGTGAACGCGGGGACGTTACTTGCGGAGGAGCCGGAGGCGCTACGCTGGCTGGTGACCACCATCCAGGCGGCGGTTGCGGTTCCACTCTGTGTGGATAGCCCCAACCCGGCGGCCATGGCAGCTGCCCTTGAGGTGCACCAGGGCAAGGCGCTTTTGAATTCTATCACTGGCGAACGGGAACGCTTTCGTGCAACGCTTCCGCTGGTCAAGCGGTACGGGTGCGGGGTGGTGGCGCTTTGCCTGGATGATTCCGGGATGCCGTCTTCGGCTGAGGAAGCGGTGCAAAAGGGCAGCCGGCTGGTCGAGGACTTGCTGGAGGCAGGGGTTCCTGCTGAGGACATCTACGTGGATCCCCTGGTGCGCCCGGTGAGCACGGATTCTCGGGCGGGTGTCGCGGTGGTGGAGGCGATCCGCATCCTGCGGGAGAAATACCCGGGGGTGCACACGATCTGCGGCCTGAGCAACGTTTCTTTCGGGCTCCCCCAGCGTCGCCTGCTGAACCAGGCCTTCCTGGTAGCCACGATGACTGCCGGTCTTGATGCGGTGATCCTTGACCCGCTGGATACCAGGTTGATGGCGCTCCTTAGGGCGGCGGAGGCGGTGCTGGGCCGGGACGAGTACTGTGCGCGGTACCTGCGCGCATATCGCGAGGGCCGGCTGGCGGAAGGTTGA
- a CDS encoding cobalamin-dependent protein (Presence of a B(12) (cobalamin)-binding domain implies dependence on cobalamin itself, in one of its several forms, or in some unusual lineages, dependence on a cobalamin-like analog.) produces the protein MVEDLVKSMVDMNEQEALRITMEMLEGGKDPLKVLELCKDAMAAVGEKFEKREYFLSELVFAAEVLKKIMELTLPKLEKEEVRRVGTIVLGTVQGDVHDIGKNIFKVLAEASGFELIDLGIDVPCERFVEAVRTRNPDIVGMSGLVTASVGSMKKTIDALKDAGLRHGVKVIIGGGRADESVKQYSGADAWADDAAKGVRLCKELIGIKE, from the coding sequence ATGGTTGAAGATCTGGTTAAGAGTATGGTGGATATGAACGAACAAGAGGCGCTGAGGATAACGATGGAAATGCTGGAGGGTGGTAAGGATCCTCTTAAGGTCTTGGAGCTATGCAAGGATGCCATGGCTGCTGTCGGAGAGAAGTTCGAGAAGCGAGAGTACTTCCTGTCGGAGCTTGTCTTCGCCGCCGAGGTACTTAAGAAGATCATGGAGTTGACCCTACCCAAGCTGGAGAAAGAGGAGGTTAGACGGGTAGGCACTATTGTACTGGGCACCGTCCAAGGAGACGTCCACGACATAGGCAAGAACATTTTCAAGGTGCTCGCTGAGGCGTCCGGTTTCGAACTAATCGACCTTGGTATCGATGTCCCTTGTGAGCGGTTTGTCGAAGCCGTCAGAACCCGCAATCCCGATATCGTCGGTATGTCCGGCCTGGTAACGGCAAGTGTCGGATCCATGAAGAAAACCATTGATGCACTGAAAGACGCTGGGCTGAGACATGGGGTTAAAGTGATTATCGGCGGTGGAAGAGCGGACGAATCGGTCAAGCAGTACAGCGGAGCAGATGCCTGGGCAGACGATGCAGCGAAAGGTGTAAGGCTATGCAAGGAACTAATAGGAATAAAGGAGTAA
- a CDS encoding uroporphyrinogen decarboxylase family protein, with protein sequence MFPESWQKLSAHEKYEERFKAWISPPNVRFANPEVEKSFKQRVQRIKDVVELKKPDRIPVCPNIGFFPAKYAGITAQEAMYDYQKLGAAWKKYHQDFLPDSLASCMLATPGKVFEILDYRLYRWPGRGTPPDTPYQCVEAEYMREDEYDALIRDPSAYWMRVYLPRVFGALEAWGLLPPFTDVVEMPFTGAFMVPIGMPQVQRSFEVLLEAGRAAVEWVQAAGAVDAEIMGTLGVPSVLGGFSKAPFDTLGDTLRGTRGIMLDIYRRPGKLLEALERLVPVMVELGVRTAAMSGNPMVFIPLHKGADGFLSRENFSRFYWPTLKAVLLGLIDEGLVPWVFVEGSYNQRLDFLADRDLPPGRIVWMFDQTDMVRVKEMLGGVACFAGNVPVTMLKAGTPEEVRRYVRDLIEKVAQDGGFILATGGVVDDAEPESFRAMIEAGKEYGVYR encoded by the coding sequence GTGTTCCCTGAGAGCTGGCAGAAGCTGTCGGCGCATGAGAAGTACGAGGAGCGGTTTAAGGCATGGATTTCTCCTCCGAATGTGCGCTTCGCGAATCCGGAGGTGGAGAAGAGCTTCAAGCAGCGCGTTCAGCGGATCAAAGATGTCGTGGAGTTGAAGAAGCCTGACCGCATCCCTGTGTGCCCGAATATCGGGTTTTTCCCGGCAAAGTACGCGGGCATTACGGCCCAGGAGGCTATGTACGACTACCAGAAGCTGGGTGCCGCCTGGAAGAAGTATCACCAAGACTTTCTGCCCGATTCCCTGGCCAGTTGTATGCTGGCGACGCCGGGGAAGGTGTTCGAGATACTTGACTACCGGCTTTACAGGTGGCCGGGGCGCGGGACTCCACCCGACACCCCTTACCAGTGCGTCGAAGCCGAGTACATGCGCGAAGATGAATACGACGCACTGATTCGAGACCCCTCGGCTTACTGGATGCGTGTCTATCTCCCACGGGTCTTCGGTGCTCTGGAAGCATGGGGACTTCTGCCGCCGTTCACTGATGTGGTTGAGATGCCGTTTACGGGTGCCTTCATGGTACCGATCGGCATGCCCCAAGTGCAGCGGTCATTTGAAGTGCTGCTGGAGGCCGGTCGGGCGGCCGTGGAATGGGTGCAGGCGGCCGGTGCCGTTGACGCCGAGATCATGGGTACGCTTGGGGTGCCGTCGGTACTGGGCGGTTTCAGCAAGGCCCCGTTTGACACCCTTGGTGACACGCTGCGGGGAACGCGGGGCATTATGCTTGATATCTACAGGCGCCCCGGCAAGCTGCTGGAGGCATTGGAGAGGCTGGTACCGGTGATGGTGGAGTTGGGCGTGCGCACTGCCGCCATGAGCGGGAATCCGATGGTGTTCATCCCTCTGCACAAAGGGGCCGATGGCTTCCTTTCCCGGGAGAACTTCTCCAGGTTCTACTGGCCGACCCTCAAGGCAGTGCTCCTCGGTCTTATTGACGAAGGGTTGGTACCCTGGGTCTTCGTGGAGGGCAGCTACAACCAGCGGCTGGACTTCCTGGCCGATCGGGATCTGCCCCCCGGCCGGATAGTCTGGATGTTTGATCAGACCGACATGGTCAGGGTTAAGGAGATGCTCGGCGGGGTCGCTTGCTTTGCCGGGAACGTACCCGTCACCATGCTCAAAGCGGGGACTCCGGAGGAGGTCAGGCGGTACGTCAGGGACCTGATCGAGAAGGTAGCTCAAGATGGCGGTTTCATCCTCGCCACCGGCGGGGTGGTGGACGACGCCGAGCCGGAGAGCTTCCGGGCGATGATCGAGGCCGGCAAAGAGTACGGCGTGTATCGCTGA
- a CDS encoding ASKHA domain-containing protein, protein MPVVEFQPLGRRVQVAGGATVLEAVQLLGRELGDWGVVATCGGQGRCGRCLVRVVSGAVSGADEQELELLARQGAVGYRLACRARVLGDVRMELDRVRGGDRLQVGGVVGPGGLRPEPAVRQVEFRVEPPAVGERAGDADRVAAAVGAGLRYDLEVLRSLSDDLGRWGFGGWAVVRGDEVIAVQPRRAPLWGLAVDLGTTKVAAYLVDLDSGEIMESGAVLNPQIAYGEDVVSRLGYASVSADNYRRIRGAVGEGLNGLAGELCRRAGCETADIYEAVVCGNTAMHHLLLGLPVGQLVRAPYVPALTGPVDVKARELGFGFAAGAYVHLMPCVAGYVGGDHVGVILATRLLEHRGVALAIDVGTNTEIALVREGGVTCCSCASGPAFEGGHVSRGMRALAGAIDRVWLEGEEIRYTVVGGGDAAGFCGAGLIDLLAVLLRAEVMDAGGRLRAGAPGVEEGPDGLQFRLGGAPLTQRDIRELQLAKAAVRSGIEGLLRTTGTRVEEVETVYLAGAFGVAIDPESAMAVGMFPRLPRERFEPVGNAAGMGAYLALVSESERREASRVAQSAGYLELMTLPGYQELFLSCLSFS, encoded by the coding sequence ATGCCGGTGGTTGAATTTCAGCCCCTTGGCCGGCGGGTGCAGGTGGCAGGGGGAGCGACGGTGCTTGAGGCGGTCCAGTTGCTCGGTCGTGAGCTGGGTGACTGGGGTGTGGTTGCCACCTGTGGGGGTCAGGGCAGGTGTGGTCGGTGCCTGGTGCGGGTTGTGAGTGGGGCCGTATCGGGTGCCGATGAGCAGGAGCTGGAGCTTCTGGCGCGGCAGGGTGCTGTGGGGTACCGGCTGGCCTGTCGGGCGAGGGTGCTGGGGGACGTCCGGATGGAGCTTGACCGCGTCCGGGGTGGGGACCGGCTGCAGGTGGGGGGAGTAGTGGGGCCGGGAGGGCTGCGGCCCGAGCCTGCGGTGAGGCAGGTGGAGTTCAGGGTTGAGCCTCCTGCGGTGGGCGAGCGTGCGGGCGATGCGGACAGGGTGGCCGCGGCGGTGGGTGCCGGGCTGCGGTATGACCTGGAAGTATTGCGGTCACTGTCGGACGATCTCGGGCGCTGGGGTTTTGGGGGGTGGGCGGTGGTCCGCGGTGATGAGGTCATCGCCGTGCAGCCCCGGCGTGCGCCTCTTTGGGGTCTGGCCGTCGACCTGGGGACGACGAAGGTGGCGGCGTACCTGGTCGACCTGGACAGCGGTGAGATCATGGAGTCGGGGGCCGTCCTCAATCCCCAGATAGCTTACGGCGAGGACGTGGTATCGCGGCTGGGCTATGCCTCCGTGTCGGCGGATAACTACCGCCGCATCCGGGGTGCGGTGGGGGAGGGGCTGAACGGTCTGGCCGGGGAGCTCTGCCGCCGGGCCGGATGCGAGACGGCTGACATTTACGAAGCGGTGGTATGCGGCAACACGGCCATGCACCACCTGCTCCTGGGCCTGCCGGTGGGGCAGCTGGTGCGCGCGCCCTATGTGCCGGCCCTGACCGGTCCCGTGGACGTGAAGGCGAGGGAGCTGGGTTTCGGTTTTGCGGCGGGGGCGTACGTGCACCTCATGCCCTGCGTAGCGGGTTACGTGGGTGGTGACCACGTGGGGGTGATCCTTGCCACGCGGCTTCTGGAGCACCGGGGGGTGGCGCTGGCCATAGACGTGGGGACCAACACGGAGATTGCGCTGGTGAGGGAGGGCGGGGTGACCTGTTGCTCCTGTGCGTCCGGTCCTGCGTTCGAGGGGGGTCATGTTTCCCGGGGGATGCGGGCGCTGGCGGGTGCTATCGACCGGGTGTGGCTGGAGGGGGAGGAGATCAGGTACACGGTGGTGGGGGGTGGGGATGCGGCCGGGTTCTGCGGGGCCGGGCTCATCGACCTCTTGGCCGTGCTCCTGCGTGCCGAGGTCATGGATGCTGGCGGCCGGCTGCGGGCCGGTGCCCCGGGGGTGGAGGAGGGTCCTGACGGGCTCCAGTTCCGGCTGGGCGGGGCACCTCTCACCCAGCGGGACATCCGGGAGCTTCAGCTGGCCAAGGCGGCGGTTCGTTCCGGGATCGAGGGCCTGTTGCGGACCACGGGCACCCGGGTGGAGGAAGTAGAGACGGTTTATCTAGCGGGGGCGTTCGGGGTGGCCATAGATCCCGAGAGTGCCATGGCCGTGGGCATGTTTCCGCGGTTGCCCCGGGAGAGGTTTGAGCCGGTGGGGAATGCGGCGGGCATGGGAGCGTACCTGGCTCTTGTCTCCGAGAGTGAGCGCCGGGAGGCCTCCCGGGTGGCGCAGTCCGCCGGTTACCTGGAACTGATGACCCTGCCCGGGTACCAGGAGTTATTCCTTTCCTGCCTCAGCTTTTCCTGA
- a CDS encoding UxaA family hydrolase encodes MVRKAIVLHSEDNVATALKELHPGEEVQLELGTVTVAQDVPFGHKFAVRSLPKGSPVVKYGQVVGRVTQDVLVGQHVHVHNVESCRGRGDLAQRHDGGATDARG; translated from the coding sequence GTGGTGCGGAAAGCGATTGTTCTTCATTCTGAAGACAATGTGGCCACGGCTTTGAAAGAGCTCCACCCTGGTGAGGAAGTCCAGCTCGAGTTGGGCACGGTTACTGTCGCGCAGGACGTTCCTTTTGGGCACAAGTTTGCCGTTAGATCCCTGCCGAAGGGATCGCCGGTGGTGAAGTACGGCCAGGTGGTCGGCCGGGTGACCCAAGATGTCTTGGTGGGGCAACATGTGCACGTACACAACGTGGAAAGTTGCAGGGGCCGGGGAGATCTGGCCCAGCGTCACGACGGAGGGGCGACTGATGCAAGGGGGTAA
- a CDS encoding UxaA family hydrolase, with the protein MQGGNAFWGYVREDGRVGTRNHIVVLACMDNVNPVVRAISQLVAHTVPITVWYGRGQFGRDADITTRALVGLGSNPNVAGVLVVGLEPVATWRIASGIGETGKLVEVVTVQESGGSISAVAEGARLAAKLVKEASRLHRERVGVEHLVVGVECGGSDTTSGIAANPCIGMISDHVVDHGGTVLLSETSEFMGAEHLLAQRASTPAVARKILEAVRRIEEEALRRGVDIRGANPVPDNIRGGLTTIEEKSLGAIAKGGTRPIQDVLEYAQRPTGRGLYIMDTPAPACESMTGLSAGGATLILFATGVGNVIGDVLCPTVKVCGNPQTVAAMQDNIDVDVSGIIVSGTTMEEAAERLLVQTLDVGSGLLTASEVFRQQETAIARFEPTV; encoded by the coding sequence ATGCAAGGGGGTAACGCATTCTGGGGGTATGTGCGCGAAGACGGGCGCGTGGGAACGCGGAATCATATTGTTGTATTGGCCTGCATGGACAATGTCAATCCGGTTGTCAGGGCCATATCCCAGCTCGTAGCCCATACGGTGCCCATCACCGTGTGGTATGGCAGGGGTCAGTTTGGGCGGGATGCGGACATTACCACGAGGGCACTGGTCGGTTTGGGCAGTAACCCCAATGTGGCCGGTGTTTTGGTGGTGGGGCTTGAGCCCGTGGCCACCTGGCGCATTGCTTCGGGCATTGGTGAAACAGGCAAGCTGGTCGAAGTCGTCACCGTCCAGGAAAGCGGGGGCAGCATCAGCGCCGTAGCCGAGGGTGCCCGTTTGGCGGCAAAACTGGTGAAAGAGGCATCGCGGCTCCATCGGGAACGAGTCGGCGTGGAACACCTGGTGGTCGGCGTGGAGTGTGGTGGCTCGGATACGACCTCGGGAATTGCCGCGAATCCGTGCATCGGAATGATCAGCGACCACGTGGTTGACCACGGGGGTACCGTGTTGCTGTCCGAAACATCCGAGTTCATGGGTGCCGAGCACTTGCTTGCGCAACGTGCATCAACCCCGGCAGTGGCCCGGAAGATCCTCGAGGCGGTCAGACGAATTGAAGAAGAGGCGCTCCGGCGCGGGGTGGATATTCGCGGAGCGAACCCCGTCCCCGACAACATCCGGGGAGGGCTGACGACCATTGAGGAGAAGTCGTTGGGGGCGATAGCCAAAGGAGGCACGCGCCCGATTCAAGATGTCCTGGAATATGCCCAACGTCCAACGGGGCGCGGTCTGTACATCATGGATACCCCGGCTCCTGCTTGCGAGTCGATGACCGGCCTTTCGGCGGGAGGCGCTACATTGATTCTCTTTGCTACGGGTGTAGGCAACGTGATCGGTGACGTACTTTGCCCCACCGTCAAGGTGTGCGGTAACCCGCAGACCGTCGCGGCAATGCAGGACAACATCGACGTGGATGTGAGTGGAATCATCGTTAGCGGGACCACGATGGAGGAAGCGGCTGAACGATTGCTCGTCCAAACCCTAGACGTCGGTTCTGGCTTGCTCACCGCGTCTGAGGTTTTCCGGCAGCAGGAAACAGCCATTGCGCGCTTCGAACCCACGGTGTAG
- a CDS encoding uroporphyrinogen decarboxylase family protein, which translates to MTIKTASELSKERLERIERVIELKEPDRVPLAGVMGDMVPAYSGITQHEYCYDYEKSREATVKFLQDFPCDMSFAGITGVGELPLSIAFSDYPDISPSISFVSGPLHDVLGDKYARFPGRELAEDSSPQFIGGEWMQPGEYEDLIEDPVRFVAETVLPRVCRNLEKPGSRQTMATMARLGMELSKLAAFGQALAADLAELGYPPAVMAFAYSPLDFIGDFLRDVTNVLLDLRRYPDKVKQACEALVEPILKVALALKPAGAKLAFIPLHLNEYLSPDLYNEFYWPHLKRIIAELGNEGMKSFVFFEGYHDAHLETILELPAGWGIAYFEKTDVRKAKKILKGHTCVMGGIPMGLLISGTPEKIDEYVKNLLEEVKPGGGFILASGTAIAPRETSVENIRALIDAVEKYGRY; encoded by the coding sequence ATGACCATAAAGACCGCTTCGGAACTATCCAAAGAACGCCTTGAACGTATCGAGAGAGTCATCGAGTTAAAAGAACCTGATAGGGTACCTCTGGCCGGCGTAATGGGTGATATGGTACCAGCATACTCTGGCATTACACAACACGAATATTGTTATGACTACGAGAAATCGCGTGAGGCTACTGTGAAGTTCCTCCAGGACTTTCCATGCGATATGTCGTTTGCGGGCATCACCGGAGTTGGAGAGCTTCCACTCAGCATTGCCTTCTCGGATTATCCCGACATATCTCCAAGTATATCATTCGTATCCGGTCCACTCCACGACGTTTTAGGTGATAAATACGCGAGATTCCCCGGCAGAGAGCTTGCTGAAGACAGCTCGCCACAGTTCATTGGTGGAGAATGGATGCAGCCTGGCGAATATGAGGACTTAATCGAGGATCCAGTAAGATTTGTAGCCGAGACCGTACTTCCAAGGGTATGTCGTAACCTGGAGAAACCGGGGTCTCGCCAGACAATGGCAACCATGGCAAGGCTTGGGATGGAACTCAGCAAGCTCGCAGCCTTCGGGCAAGCCTTAGCCGCAGACCTGGCAGAGTTAGGATACCCTCCTGCAGTAATGGCTTTTGCCTACTCGCCGCTAGACTTTATAGGCGACTTTCTGAGGGATGTTACAAATGTGTTGCTTGACCTTCGCAGATACCCTGATAAGGTTAAGCAAGCCTGTGAAGCGCTGGTAGAGCCTATTCTCAAAGTGGCGTTGGCGCTTAAGCCTGCGGGAGCCAAGCTCGCTTTTATCCCACTGCACCTTAATGAGTACCTCTCACCCGATCTCTACAATGAGTTCTACTGGCCCCACCTGAAAAGGATTATTGCTGAGCTGGGCAATGAAGGCATGAAGTCGTTCGTGTTCTTCGAGGGTTACCATGACGCGCATCTGGAGACAATTCTCGAGCTGCCTGCGGGCTGGGGTATAGCGTACTTCGAGAAGACGGACGTGAGAAAGGCAAAGAAGATTCTTAAGGGACATACCTGTGTAATGGGCGGGATACCGATGGGCCTGCTGATAAGCGGCACCCCCGAGAAGATAGATGAGTATGTTAAGAACCTACTTGAAGAGGTAAAGCCAGGGGGAGGCTTCATTCTGGCGTCGGGGACCGCAATAGCCCCACGAGAGACTTCCGTGGAGAACATTAGGGCTCTGATAGACGCTGTGGAGAAATACGGAAGATATTAG
- a CDS encoding carbon-nitrogen family hydrolase, with protein sequence MRIALLQFSPKVGCPDCNRDKVVALMGQAAASEADVVVLPELWNTSYAGERLASLADSHGRETMRFLGELARQYRVNIVGGSIAELRDGRIFNVCYVFDRAGYVVARYAKVHLFQGMDEKRWFAAGEAMPTFSLDGICCGVMICYDLRFPEVARRLAVAGAEIIFMPAQWPNPRLHHWRTLVQARAIEDQVAVVACNRTGVEGTNSFFGHSMVADPWGQIIGEAGDTEQVLCSDVDVQDVRRVREMFPVLSDLAPFLRGEERGVGSGAESDCSSF encoded by the coding sequence ATGCGGATAGCGCTACTGCAATTCAGCCCAAAGGTAGGATGCCCCGACTGCAACCGGGACAAGGTTGTAGCGCTTATGGGGCAAGCGGCGGCCTCCGAAGCGGATGTGGTCGTACTTCCAGAGCTCTGGAATACGTCGTACGCGGGCGAAAGGCTCGCGAGCCTTGCCGACAGCCACGGGCGGGAGACCATGCGCTTTCTCGGTGAGCTGGCGCGGCAATACAGGGTCAACATCGTGGGTGGATCGATTGCCGAACTCCGTGACGGCCGCATTTTCAATGTGTGTTATGTGTTTGACCGAGCGGGATACGTCGTGGCACGGTATGCAAAGGTCCACCTATTCCAGGGCATGGACGAGAAGCGCTGGTTCGCGGCTGGTGAGGCGATGCCCACCTTCTCATTGGACGGGATCTGCTGCGGAGTTATGATCTGCTACGATTTACGGTTCCCTGAGGTCGCACGCAGGCTGGCGGTTGCGGGCGCGGAGATCATATTCATGCCCGCTCAATGGCCCAATCCGCGGCTGCACCACTGGCGTACTCTGGTTCAGGCCAGGGCGATCGAGGACCAGGTTGCTGTTGTGGCGTGCAACCGCACGGGAGTCGAGGGTACCAACAGCTTCTTTGGCCACTCCATGGTGGCCGACCCCTGGGGACAAATCATAGGGGAGGCAGGGGATACCGAGCAAGTGCTGTGCAGCGATGTTGATGTCCAAGATGTTCGAAGGGTGAGAGAGATGTTTCCGGTACTGAGTGACCTGGCGCCGTTCCTGCGCGGAGAAGAACGGGGGGTTGGAAGTGGTGCGGAAAGCGATTGTTCTTCATTCTGA
- a CDS encoding Ldh family oxidoreductase, with translation MEYVLVSAGALRAACARLLEANGVPRDKAALVADALVDSDLRGVESHGVLRLETYLEHVSVGNIDPHGDCLVVSSRGVVMVADGNNGFGQVVGRQAMGTAIEVARQHGASLVLVKNSNHLGSLAYYAGLACEHDMIGIALSNASAVMAPWGGMGNHIGNNPLAVAVPLDGEPAIILDISMSVAARGKIMDLFNKGERIPAGWALGPDGRATTDPGEALAGSLMPFGGHKGSGLAVIVEVLTAVLSGSPFGRELGRVFPVERGKRQSFSHLIGAVAIESFAAVAGFYRHLRQYLDYVKACPVAPGHAEVLLPGELELRTRERRQREGIPVPVEVWRRLEARAARHGFALSPGEM, from the coding sequence GGCGAATGGGGTGCCGCGGGATAAGGCGGCGCTTGTCGCAGACGCATTGGTTGACTCGGACCTCAGAGGCGTTGAGAGCCACGGGGTGCTCAGGCTGGAGACCTACCTGGAGCACGTATCGGTGGGCAACATTGACCCCCACGGTGATTGCTTGGTGGTGAGTAGTCGAGGGGTGGTCATGGTTGCGGACGGCAACAACGGGTTTGGACAGGTGGTCGGTCGGCAGGCAATGGGCACGGCGATTGAAGTAGCCAGGCAACACGGCGCCAGTCTGGTGTTGGTCAAGAATAGCAATCACCTCGGTAGCCTGGCCTATTATGCTGGTCTGGCGTGTGAACACGACATGATCGGAATCGCGCTTTCCAACGCTTCTGCCGTTATGGCTCCCTGGGGCGGTATGGGAAACCACATTGGCAACAACCCACTTGCGGTGGCCGTACCTCTGGATGGAGAGCCAGCCATCATTCTGGACATATCCATGAGCGTGGCAGCGCGGGGGAAGATCATGGATCTGTTCAACAAGGGGGAGCGCATTCCCGCCGGCTGGGCGTTGGGCCCTGACGGCAGGGCGACCACCGATCCCGGGGAGGCACTTGCCGGCTCTCTGATGCCTTTCGGCGGGCACAAGGGGTCAGGGTTGGCAGTAATCGTCGAGGTCCTAACGGCAGTGCTCAGTGGCTCGCCATTCGGCAGGGAGTTGGGGCGTGTGTTTCCGGTCGAACGCGGGAAGCGACAGTCCTTCTCCCATCTTATTGGGGCGGTGGCCATCGAGTCGTTCGCGGCTGTTGCGGGTTTCTACAGGCACTTGCGCCAGTACTTGGACTATGTCAAAGCCTGTCCGGTTGCCCCGGGGCACGCTGAGGTGTTGCTGCCCGGCGAGCTTGAGCTGCGGACAAGGGAACGCAGACAGCGAGAGGGTATTCCGGTGCCGGTTGAGGTCTGGCGCAGGCTGGAGGCGCGTGCGGCTCGCCACGGCTTCGCCCTGAGTCCGGGTGAAATGTGA